One Bradyrhizobium sp. CCGB12 genomic window carries:
- a CDS encoding efflux RND transporter periplasmic adaptor subunit, whose protein sequence is MNFTDYLKPAGTVVFVVALGVGYYLFEHRHRPEKKETPGEALVIVTKSTNACFSDLVRVTGFFVPRREAVVVADQEGSRVTDLFVTEGILVTDNQELARLTPPPQIPGQQQRPGPQGPISLKAPAPGLITEVRTIVGAPASPQAGPMFRIAVNNEIELDAQVPAVHMPKLNSGATVRISRDDAPDLIGRVRLVAPEIDRTTQLGRVRISVTNNPSLKVGVFARASIDAKRSCGVSIPKTAIDHLTVQVVKGNIVETRKVRVGLSSDSATEILEGLEVGEIVVADAGSSLHDGDQIKTMFADELDRTRVR, encoded by the coding sequence ATGAACTTCACCGACTATCTCAAGCCTGCCGGAACTGTGGTGTTCGTCGTTGCGCTCGGCGTCGGCTATTATCTGTTCGAGCATCGGCATCGCCCTGAGAAGAAGGAAACACCGGGCGAGGCGCTCGTCATCGTGACGAAGTCGACCAATGCCTGCTTCTCCGACCTCGTACGGGTGACCGGCTTCTTCGTGCCGCGCCGCGAGGCCGTGGTCGTCGCCGACCAGGAGGGATCCAGGGTCACCGACCTCTTTGTCACCGAGGGCATCCTCGTCACCGACAACCAGGAGCTGGCGCGCCTGACCCCACCGCCGCAGATTCCGGGCCAGCAGCAGCGACCCGGCCCACAGGGCCCGATTTCGTTGAAGGCGCCCGCGCCGGGCCTCATCACCGAAGTCCGCACCATCGTCGGCGCGCCGGCCTCGCCGCAGGCCGGCCCGATGTTCCGCATCGCCGTCAACAACGAGATCGAGCTCGACGCCCAGGTCCCGGCGGTGCACATGCCCAAGCTCAACTCCGGCGCGACCGTGCGCATCAGCCGCGACGACGCGCCCGACTTGATCGGCCGGGTCCGGCTGGTTGCACCTGAAATCGACCGCACGACCCAGCTCGGACGCGTCCGCATCAGCGTCACCAACAATCCCTCGCTGAAAGTCGGCGTCTTCGCCCGCGCCTCGATCGACGCCAAGCGCAGCTGCGGCGTTTCGATCCCCAAGACCGCGATCGACCATCTCACCGTGCAGGTCGTCAAAGGCAATATCGTCGAGACGCGCAAGGTGCGGGTCGGACTGTCGTCTGACAGCGCCACGGAAATCCTGGAAGGGCTCGAGGTCGGCGAGATCGTCGTGGCCGACGCCGGCTCTTCGCTCCAT